In Candidatus Woesearchaeota archaeon, the genomic stretch CCCTATAATATCGCTCTCGCGTATATTTTGCCATTGTTTTTGTATAATAGATATCTATGTTATTTTTTGATGTATTCTTCAACCCCTGCGGGTGAGGACCAGTTATTATAGTAACATGGTGCCCCTTTTTTATTAGACCATTTACCAAAGACTCTATATGCATCTCCATTCCACCAACAATGTGTATGGGCAAAGCCTTCGTAAACATGCATATCCTCATTTTTATCTCCTTTAATATACGATAAACTTCTCGATTCGTTCAAATGTATTTTCCCAATTAAATTCTAGAGACTTTTCATAATTTATTTTTCCAATCATTTCTCTAGATTTTGGATTTTTAATCAATCGAAAAATAGAATAAGCCATTTTTTCGGAGTCTCCAGGAGGGATTAAGAACCCATTTACACCATCTTTAACTAAAAAAGGTATTGCCCCTACATTAGTTGCAACGATAGGCAATTTATAATGCATAGCTTCTGCTAATACCATTCCAAATCCCTCCCATAAGGAAGAGAAAACAAATATATCTGAATTTGAATACAAGATTGCTAACATATCATCGTTCACGCGGCCATGAAATTTTACATTTTCCTCCAAGTTCAAACTCTTACATATATCTCGAACCTCAAGAGAATAATCACTTTCTTTATCCAAAGCTCCAACTATATGTAGGCGTACATTAGACATATTATATTTTGATATCAAAATATATAATGAATCTATAATGGTTTTGACATCTTTTCTTCGAGTAACAGAACCCACAAAAAGCAATTCGAGGTTGCGACCATCTTTTATATTTTTCTTATAATTATGGATACTCAATCCGGGATGTGCGATGAGCACATCTTTATTGCG encodes the following:
- a CDS encoding glycosyltransferase family 4 protein; translation: MNDCKILIIVSHFQPPITGGEIYNDKLYKYLANKFHQVEVVSIYDTPFRFKGGFIFRNLWFIKLLYYRKNNMIIIEDIVRSSDLFIFNITNNLLRGAFRKNIKTIPLVHHTYSSLEKNRFNQTLKIIYEYLFMFFADKIIVNSAFTQEEVYKIIKKRNKDVLIAHPGLSIHNYKKNIKDGRNLELLFVGSVTRRKDVKTIIDSLYILISKYNMSNVRLHIVGALDKESDYSLEVRDICKSLNLEENVKFHGRVNDDMLAILYSNSDIFVFSSLWEGFGMVLAEAMHYKLPIVATNVGAIPFLVKDGVNGFLIPPGDSEKMAYSIFRLIKNPKSREMIGKINYEKSLEFNWENTFERIEKFIVY